In Paralichthys olivaceus isolate ysfri-2021 chromosome 13, ASM2471397v2, whole genome shotgun sequence, the following are encoded in one genomic region:
- the lta gene encoding lymphotoxin-alpha produces the protein MQQMSLDTERATHSGTVRMQMESRSRSSHKYLLLQVWCGLLTVAVVVMAAFLTSIKPRSPEDGVSTMKPDSVSPTINTSPVGAPLKSVGSSPSFIQLIKSVTDDSWQEAPPCRSSSLALRNNSIHCQKNSLYFIYAQVTFTVHHNTSGAKSVILVRNPTVGRRKKKLVVGTFPGTTEGSVWVGKIVHLVEGDSVSLNITDDFLKDNTFWGAYQLS, from the exons ATGCAGCAGATGAGTTTGGACACTGAGAGAGCGACACACAGCGGGACAGTCAGGATGCA gatGGAGAGTCGATCGAGGTCCTCTCATAAGTACCTGCTGCTCCAGGTGTGGTGTGGTCTCCTCACTGTGGCTGTGGTGGTCATGGCTGCGTTTCTCACTTCGATCAAACCAAGGTCACCTGAG gACGGAGTCTCGACAATGAAGCCCGACAGCGTCAGTCCAACGA TCAACACTTCACCAGTAGGGGCCCCCTTAAAGTCAGTGG GATCCTCTCCGTCATTCATCCAGCTGATCAAGT CTGTGACCGATGACTCTTGGCAGGAAGCCCCTCCGTGTCGCTCCTCCTCGCTCGCCCTGAGAAACAACTCCATCCACTGCCAGAAAAACAGCCTCTACTTCATCTACGCCCAGGTCACCTTCACCGTGCACCACAACACAAGCGGAGCCAAATCTGTGATTTTGGTTAGAAACCCGACGGTCGGtaggagaaagaagaaactgGTTGTGGGAACCTTCCCAGGTACGACGGAGGGTTCTGTGTGGGTGGGCAAGATCGTCCATCTCGTGGAGGGAGACAGCGTCAGCTTGAATATCACAGATGACTTTCTAAAAGACAACACATTCTGGGGAGCTTATCAACTCTCTTAA
- the tnfa gene encoding tumor necrosis factor, with translation MVKYTSAPGDVESGLEESRVVLVEKKSSTDWMCKVLGGLFIVALCLGGVLAFSWYTNKSEMMTQSGQTAALSQKDSAEKTEPHNTLRQISSRAKAAIHLEGRDEEDEETSENKLVWKNDEGLAFTQGGFELVDNHIIIPRSGLYFVYSQASFRVSCSSDDTDDGKEAAEKHLTSISHRVWLFTESLGTQVSLMSAVRSACQKSQEDAYRDGQGWYNAIYLGAVFQLNEGDKLWTETNMLSELETESGKTFFGVFAL, from the exons ATGGTGAAATACACAAGTGCACCAGGTGACGTGGAGTCGGGTCTGGAGGAGAGCAGGGTGGTTCTGGTGGAGAAGAAGTCGTCCACCGACTGGATGTGTAAGGTGCTGGGGGGCCTTTTCATCGTGGCCCTTTGTTTAGGAGGCGTCCTGGCGTTTTCTTGGTACACGAACAAATCTGAGATGATG ACGCAATCAGGCCAAACAGCGGCCCTGAGCCAGAAGGACTCCGCTGAGAAAACAG AACCCCACAACACACTGAGGCAAATCAGCAGCAGAGCCAAGGCGGCCATCCATTTAGAAG GTAGAgacgaggaagacgaggagacTTCCGAAAACAAGCTGGTGTGGAAGAACGACGAAGGCCTAGCATTCACTCAGGGCGGCTTCGAACTGGTGGACAACCACATCATCATCCCACGAAGCGGCCTCTACTTCGTCTACAGCCAGGCGTCGTTCAGAGTCTCCTGCAGCAGCGACGATACCGACGACGGCAAGGAGGCAGCGGAAAAACACCTCACGTCCATCAGCCACAGGGTATGGCTCTTCACGGAGTCCCTGGGCACCCAAGTGTCCCTGATGAGCGCGGTGAGGTCGGCGTGCCAGAAGAGTCAGGAGGACGCCTACAGAGACGGACAGGGCTGGTACAATGCCATCTACCTGGGCGCAGTGTTCCAGCTGAACGAAGGGGACAAGCTGTGGACGGAGACCAACATGCTCTCGGAGCTGGAGACAGAGAGCGGCAAGACTTTCTTCGGTGTCTTTGCACTTTGA